A genomic segment from Juglans regia cultivar Chandler chromosome 14, Walnut 2.0, whole genome shotgun sequence encodes:
- the LOC108994601 gene encoding protein MEN-8-like has translation MAIIHAKYMNIRRSLGMAILVMVATTLMRGNHIQVSAQSCGASNIPVLVAECSDFVGKNGPEVPPSQDCCAALRGVDIPCMCKRYAQQIENLVSMKKLVFVVQTCGLTVPHGLQCGSSTVPKA, from the exons ATGGCAATTATTCATGCTAAGTACATGAATATTAGAAGAAGCTTGGGCATGGCGATATTGGTTATGGTTGCCACAACCCTAATGCGTGGGAACCATATTCAGGTGTCAGCACAATCATGCGGAGCAAGTAATATTCCAGTCCTTGTAGCTGAATGCTCTGATTTTGTTGGGAAAAATGGGCCAGAAGTTCCACCATCTCAGGATTGTTGCGCAGCGCTGAGGGGAGTTGATATTCCATGCATGTGTAAACGTTATGCTCAGCAAATCGAAAACCTTGTCAGCATGAAGAAGCTGGTCTTTGTTGTTCAAACTTGTGGATTAACAGTTCCGCATGGACTGCAATGTGGAA GCTCTACAGTTCCCAAGGCGTGA